From the Caballeronia sp. NK8 genome, one window contains:
- a CDS encoding isovaleryl-CoA dehydrogenase, which produces MSASADRPFGQTHEVTNQAPPLVGYDAFAFDPALTAALGREGAQWHAQALSRDGMTLTQPDVVALAELANRHEPELATHDPRGERIDAVEFHPAWHELLRRLRHEGLHALPFEPAARVGSMAARCAGYYLHGQLESGSLCPITMTFASIPVLRNERDLFARIAQPLLSREHDPRDIPLEAGKHSMMIGMGMTEKQGGSDVRSNRTRAYALGVPGRASAYRLVGHKWFFSAPQCDAHLVLARTADEGGLSCFYVPRFAPDGRKNAVQIQRLKDKLGNRSNASSEVEFLDAYGVMIGDEGRGVPTIIEMANFTRLDCVIGSAALMRAALVQAIHHARHRSAFGAALIDQPLMRNVLADLALESEAATILFMRLAGAFERSAVPDGALAERAWRRIVTPAAKFWVCKRALEFTGEAMEVWGGNGYVETGPMARFYREAPVNSIWEGSGNVMCLDVLRAFEREQDAAHALLADWKRTAAAHPALSGALASLLDMLTGDPAAREASARRIAQQLTLCAQGVLLARHAPQEVADAFIETRLGDARGETGRVYGTLPARFDHAAIVRRAFAA; this is translated from the coding sequence ATGTCCGCTTCCGCCGATCGCCCGTTCGGGCAGACACACGAAGTCACGAATCAGGCGCCGCCGCTTGTCGGCTACGACGCGTTCGCCTTCGATCCGGCGCTGACGGCCGCGCTCGGGCGGGAAGGCGCGCAATGGCACGCGCAGGCGCTCTCGCGCGACGGCATGACGCTGACGCAGCCGGATGTCGTCGCGCTGGCGGAACTCGCCAACCGGCACGAGCCGGAGCTCGCGACGCACGATCCGCGCGGCGAGCGCATCGACGCGGTGGAGTTTCATCCGGCCTGGCACGAACTGCTGCGGCGCCTGCGCCACGAAGGCCTGCACGCGCTGCCGTTCGAACCGGCCGCGCGCGTGGGATCGATGGCCGCGCGCTGCGCCGGCTACTATCTGCACGGCCAGCTCGAATCCGGCTCGCTGTGCCCGATCACGATGACCTTCGCGAGCATCCCGGTCCTGCGCAACGAGCGCGATCTGTTCGCGCGCATCGCCCAGCCGCTGCTGTCGCGCGAGCACGATCCGCGCGACATCCCGCTCGAAGCCGGCAAGCATTCGATGATGATCGGCATGGGCATGACCGAAAAACAGGGCGGCTCGGACGTGCGCAGCAATCGCACGCGCGCGTACGCGCTCGGCGTACCGGGACGCGCCAGCGCGTATCGGCTGGTCGGTCACAAATGGTTTTTCTCCGCGCCGCAATGCGACGCGCATCTCGTGCTCGCCCGCACCGCCGACGAAGGCGGCCTGTCGTGCTTCTACGTGCCGCGCTTCGCGCCGGACGGCCGCAAGAACGCGGTCCAGATCCAGCGCCTGAAGGACAAGCTCGGCAACCGCTCGAACGCGAGCAGCGAAGTGGAGTTTCTCGATGCCTACGGCGTGATGATCGGCGACGAGGGGCGCGGCGTGCCGACCATCATCGAAATGGCGAACTTCACGCGGCTCGACTGCGTGATCGGCAGCGCAGCGCTGATGCGCGCGGCGCTCGTACAGGCGATCCATCACGCGCGGCATCGCAGCGCGTTCGGCGCGGCCCTCATCGATCAACCGCTGATGCGCAACGTGCTCGCGGATCTCGCCCTCGAATCCGAAGCCGCGACGATTCTCTTCATGCGGCTTGCGGGCGCATTCGAGCGCAGCGCCGTGCCGGACGGAGCGCTCGCCGAGCGCGCGTGGCGGCGCATCGTCACGCCTGCCGCGAAGTTCTGGGTCTGCAAGCGCGCGCTCGAATTCACCGGCGAGGCGATGGAAGTCTGGGGCGGCAACGGCTATGTCGAAACCGGGCCGATGGCGCGTTTCTATCGCGAGGCGCCGGTCAATTCGATCTGGGAGGGCTCGGGCAACGTGATGTGCCTCGACGTGCTGCGCGCGTTCGAGCGTGAGCAGGACGCCGCGCACGCGCTCCTCGCCGACTGGAAGCGGACGGCGGCCGCGCATCCGGCGCTCTCTGGCGCGCTGGCGTCGCTGCTCGACATGCTGACGGGCGATCCGGCTGCGCGGGAAGCGTCGGCGCGGCGAATCGCGCAACAATTGACGCTATGCGCGCAGGGCGTGTTGCTGGCGCGGCATGCGCCGCAGGAAGTTGCGGATGCGTTCATCGAAACGCGGCTCGGCGATGCGCGCGGCGAGACGGGGCGGGTGTATGGCACGCTGCCGGCGCGGTTCGATCATGCGGCGATTGTCAGGCGGGCGTTTGCCGCGTAG
- a CDS encoding OmpA family protein, which produces MSINLNQLVQSALPESVLQHIAGRIGCAPESARRVVSLCAPALIGAMMNKASSLEGARNLFAAIMSPGTNALIAEELPHFVVQDEGFRTLVSSGAKTDEAIASRDSLNGLADRVAEYTGVATIATRTLNGVVSVTLFGVLKRYLTQHNAQAAQLPALLGHQLPVVRANMTDAFANALGLGSVGAFLAGVASRLKAVAAHLDHPATQEAAAFPLQSEPAAAAEQPAKERAGKKKWWWIALAAALALFAALLGRGCSTEKQEDTAPAAKPDAASDANTDMAAVTSAGSAAAATIPAASEASMPVALPGKDSKLSFAVDASGIPTLTATVNSEKERQHLLDVLAVKFGMDKFHANITADPDTKPAAWLGKLDGLLPVMALPGAQVQIAGDKVDLGGRAADTALGWLDKLRASFGDGWTIAADTPAAAKALAASDAQAAASCAAADIAKHLNTHPVNFGFASNSLPRAALDELAESAKSLKDCGASGKPIRLQIGGYTDSSGDPAVNIRLSEKRAQAVRSYLIQHGVPADTLSAEGFGDAHPIADNATREGRAANRRIEFKELN; this is translated from the coding sequence ATGAGCATCAACCTCAATCAACTCGTCCAGAGCGCTTTGCCAGAAAGCGTGTTGCAGCACATCGCCGGGCGCATCGGCTGCGCGCCGGAATCCGCCAGGCGCGTGGTGTCGCTGTGCGCCCCCGCGCTCATCGGCGCCATGATGAACAAGGCGTCCTCGCTCGAAGGCGCGCGCAATCTGTTCGCCGCGATCATGTCGCCGGGCACGAACGCGCTGATCGCGGAGGAACTGCCGCACTTCGTCGTGCAGGACGAGGGATTCAGGACGCTCGTCAGCAGCGGCGCGAAAACCGACGAGGCGATCGCCTCGCGCGACAGCCTCAACGGCCTCGCCGATCGCGTCGCCGAATATACCGGCGTGGCGACGATCGCCACGCGCACGCTGAACGGCGTGGTCAGCGTGACGCTTTTCGGCGTGCTCAAGCGCTATCTCACGCAGCACAACGCCCAGGCGGCCCAGCTTCCGGCCCTGCTCGGACACCAGTTGCCGGTGGTGCGCGCCAACATGACGGACGCGTTCGCGAATGCGCTCGGGCTCGGCTCGGTCGGCGCCTTTCTTGCGGGCGTCGCGTCGCGGCTGAAGGCCGTGGCGGCGCATCTCGACCATCCGGCCACGCAGGAAGCGGCGGCGTTTCCGTTGCAGTCGGAACCCGCCGCCGCTGCGGAGCAACCGGCGAAAGAGCGCGCTGGCAAGAAAAAATGGTGGTGGATCGCGCTCGCCGCCGCGCTCGCGCTGTTCGCGGCGCTGCTCGGGCGCGGATGCTCGACGGAGAAGCAGGAGGACACCGCGCCCGCCGCGAAGCCGGATGCAGCCTCTGACGCGAACACCGACATGGCTGCGGTCACGAGCGCCGGTTCCGCGGCCGCGGCGACGATTCCGGCAGCAAGCGAGGCGTCGATGCCCGTCGCGCTGCCGGGCAAGGACTCGAAGTTGTCCTTCGCCGTCGACGCATCCGGCATTCCCACGCTGACCGCCACCGTGAACAGCGAGAAGGAGCGGCAGCACCTGCTCGACGTGCTCGCGGTCAAGTTCGGCATGGACAAGTTCCACGCCAACATCACGGCCGATCCGGATACGAAGCCGGCCGCGTGGCTCGGCAAGCTCGACGGCCTGTTGCCGGTCATGGCGTTGCCGGGCGCGCAGGTGCAGATCGCGGGCGACAAGGTCGATCTGGGCGGCCGCGCCGCGGACACGGCGCTCGGCTGGCTGGACAAGCTGAGGGCGTCCTTCGGCGATGGCTGGACGATCGCCGCCGATACGCCCGCCGCAGCCAAGGCGCTGGCCGCGTCCGACGCCCAGGCCGCCGCGAGTTGCGCCGCCGCCGACATCGCGAAGCATCTGAATACGCATCCGGTCAACTTCGGCTTTGCGTCGAATTCGCTGCCGCGCGCCGCGCTGGACGAACTCGCCGAATCGGCGAAATCGCTGAAGGACTGTGGCGCATCCGGCAAACCGATCAGGCTGCAGATCGGCGGTTACACCGACAGCTCGGGCGATCCGGCGGTGAATATCCGTTTGTCGGAAAAGCGCGCGCAGGCGGTGCGCAGCTATCTGATCCAGCACGGCGTGCCTGCGGACACACTCTCGGCGGAAGGTTTCGGCGACGCGCATCCGATCGCCGACAACGCGACGCGTGAAGGTCGCGCGGCGAATCGCCGGATCGAGTTCAAGGAATTGAACTGA
- the fliS gene encoding flagellar export chaperone FliS, with protein sequence MYSPGHAGASAYARVGVQTGVMGASPHRLIVMLYQGARQAIAQARMHLQQRNIGARGAAISKAISIIESGLQQALNKDAGGEIAERLDALYTYMTRRLLEANLKQDETMLVEVDNLLATLEEAWVGIGPEVAQLTATPV encoded by the coding sequence ATGTATTCCCCAGGACACGCTGGAGCCAGCGCGTACGCACGCGTGGGCGTTCAGACAGGAGTGATGGGAGCGAGCCCGCATCGGCTGATCGTGATGCTGTATCAGGGCGCGCGCCAGGCGATCGCGCAGGCGCGCATGCACCTGCAGCAGCGCAACATCGGCGCGCGCGGCGCTGCGATCAGCAAGGCCATCAGCATCATCGAGAGCGGCCTGCAGCAGGCGCTCAACAAGGATGCGGGCGGCGAGATCGCGGAGCGTCTGGACGCGCTCTACACGTATATGACGCGCCGGCTGCTGGAGGCGAATCTGAAGCAGGACGAGACGATGCTCGTCGAGGTCGACAACCTGCTCGCAACGCTCGAAGAAGCCTGGGTGGGAATTGGACCGGAAGTGGCGCAACTGACCGCGACGCCCGTTTGA
- a CDS encoding flagellar hook-length control protein FliK, which yields MTGLDTAIASLLASRTELLLSAIRAPNGVSGTGVTGASVGQTTQTDLPQLVGTSAQAAAPAASAQTALSSVARTLDVISRIGGATPALTSDAPLWPTPPRPASAFAALTTGLFDTAFSANAAAVAAARAATQNLPPLPAAALATALAKTVDESGLFYESHLVQWLAGQRSAASLGNEPQARADARSLSLPLDFANGATGDAWLDAGAPDFHAPAHAVATPQTPQQAAALAASVRDAPASALSNSQSGNASGGASAQTAQPGTQESALQASLAAGIHPATLNVVRQQLDVLANQQFRWQGEAWPGTRFEWEIAREPRDPRTPDDAAEAADKHAWRTRITLSLPALGTVDAELVLTGEKLVARIKAGDSGARRLAADGAAFARQLEAAGIALASLSVRSMDGATDLALSADKPVAKKPLRSPLEHLFRPPRGEGSEA from the coding sequence ATGACTGGACTCGATACCGCGATCGCATCGCTGCTCGCCAGCCGCACCGAGCTCCTGCTGTCCGCGATTCGCGCGCCCAACGGCGTTAGCGGCACGGGCGTGACGGGCGCGAGCGTCGGACAGACGACGCAGACGGACCTGCCGCAGCTCGTCGGCACATCGGCGCAGGCCGCGGCGCCGGCCGCATCGGCGCAAACCGCGCTGTCCAGCGTCGCGCGCACGCTCGACGTGATCTCGCGCATCGGCGGCGCGACGCCCGCGCTGACCAGCGACGCCCCGCTCTGGCCGACTCCGCCGCGTCCCGCGAGCGCCTTCGCCGCGCTCACGACCGGACTCTTCGATACCGCTTTCTCCGCCAACGCCGCCGCCGTCGCGGCCGCGCGCGCCGCGACGCAGAATCTGCCGCCGCTGCCCGCCGCGGCGCTCGCGACCGCGCTGGCGAAGACCGTCGACGAAAGCGGGCTCTTCTACGAATCGCATCTGGTGCAATGGCTCGCGGGCCAGCGCAGCGCCGCGTCGCTCGGCAACGAGCCGCAGGCGCGCGCCGATGCACGCTCGCTGTCCTTGCCGCTGGATTTCGCGAATGGCGCGACCGGCGACGCATGGCTGGACGCCGGTGCGCCCGATTTCCACGCGCCCGCGCACGCCGTCGCGACGCCGCAGACGCCGCAGCAGGCGGCCGCGCTCGCGGCGTCGGTGCGCGATGCGCCGGCGTCGGCGCTCTCGAATTCGCAGAGCGGGAACGCATCGGGCGGCGCGAGCGCGCAGACCGCGCAACCGGGCACGCAGGAATCGGCGTTGCAGGCGTCGCTGGCGGCGGGCATTCATCCGGCGACGCTCAATGTCGTGCGCCAGCAACTCGACGTGCTCGCGAACCAGCAGTTCCGCTGGCAAGGCGAAGCGTGGCCCGGCACGCGCTTCGAATGGGAAATCGCCCGCGAACCGCGCGATCCGCGCACGCCCGACGATGCCGCCGAAGCCGCGGACAAGCACGCCTGGCGCACGCGCATCACGTTGTCGCTGCCTGCGCTCGGCACGGTCGACGCCGAACTGGTGCTGACGGGCGAAAAGCTCGTCGCGCGCATCAAGGCGGGGGATTCGGGCGCACGCCGTCTCGCCGCCGACGGCGCCGCGTTCGCGCGTCAGCTCGAGGCGGCGGGCATCGCGCTGGCGTCCCTGTCCGTGCGCTCGATGGACGGCGCGACCGATCTCGCGCTGTCAGCCGACAAGCCTGTCGCGAAAAAGCCGTTGCGCTCGCCGCTCGAACATCTGTTTCGCCCGCCGCGCGGCGAGGGGAGTGAAGCATGA
- a CDS encoding LysR family transcriptional regulator encodes MELRALRYFIEVVKQKSFTAAAEHMFVTQPTISKMVKALEDEVGSPLLLREGRQMVLTDAGQIVYQRGVEVLAAHARLEAELNDLGTFGRGTLTIGIPPMGGSLFTPAIAEFRRRYPKVELKLFERGSKAIEAALIDGELELGGVLQPVDTNMFDVLPVSRQILWLVASKGSRWDDAREVALTDLAAEPFVFYGESLALNDVVLNACREAGFAPTIVGRSGHWDFMAALVQAGIGIALLPAPYCRRLDADAFTCRPVVAPEIHWDMALGWRRNGYLSHAARAWIEVAREMLPANLDQDFMGDGFPRARRGEPGK; translated from the coding sequence ATGGAATTGCGCGCCTTGCGGTACTTCATCGAGGTCGTGAAGCAGAAGAGCTTCACCGCCGCCGCCGAGCACATGTTCGTGACCCAGCCGACCATCAGCAAAATGGTGAAGGCGCTGGAGGATGAAGTCGGATCGCCGCTGCTGTTGCGCGAGGGCCGTCAGATGGTGCTGACGGACGCCGGGCAGATCGTCTATCAGCGCGGCGTCGAGGTGCTGGCGGCGCATGCCCGGCTGGAGGCCGAGCTCAACGATCTCGGCACCTTCGGGCGCGGCACGCTGACGATCGGCATTCCGCCGATGGGCGGTTCGCTCTTCACGCCCGCCATCGCTGAGTTCCGGCGTCGCTATCCGAAGGTCGAGCTCAAGCTGTTCGAGCGCGGCTCGAAGGCGATCGAGGCGGCGCTCATCGACGGCGAACTGGAACTGGGCGGCGTCCTGCAGCCTGTCGACACCAACATGTTCGACGTCCTGCCCGTCAGCCGGCAGATTCTGTGGCTCGTCGCGTCGAAGGGTTCGCGCTGGGACGACGCGCGCGAAGTCGCGCTCACCGATCTCGCCGCAGAACCATTCGTGTTCTACGGCGAGAGCCTCGCGCTGAACGACGTCGTGCTCAACGCGTGCCGCGAAGCGGGTTTCGCGCCGACGATCGTCGGCCGCAGCGGGCACTGGGATTTCATGGCGGCGCTCGTGCAGGCGGGCATCGGCATCGCGTTGCTGCCCGCGCCGTACTGCCGCCGCCTCGACGCCGACGCGTTCACCTGCCGCCCGGTCGTCGCGCCGGAGATTCACTGGGATATGGCGCTCGGCTGGCGGCGCAACGGCTATCTGTCGCACGCGGCGCGGGCGTGGATCGAAGTCGCGCGCGAAATGCTGCCCGCGAATCTCGATCAGGATTTCATGGGCGATGGCTTTCCGCGCGCGCGGCGCGGCGAGCCGGGAAAATGA
- the fliF gene encoding flagellar basal-body MS-ring/collar protein FliF has protein sequence METPNNSLITPDARMGLAGAQPGAAGTVGAGPGLAGADFGGFAQRVPMLNQFRSNPRVPLIVAVAILVMVVAGLVMWSRQPDYRVLFSNLSDRDGGAIVAALQQGNIPYKLSDGGGAILVPDAQVHETRLRLASQGLPKSGSVGFELMDNQKFGISQFAEQVNYQRALEGELERTIGSISSVKSARVHLAIPKPSVFVRDKELPTASVMVNLYPGRVLDEGQVVAIAHMVASGVADMPVKNVNIVDQDGNLLTSQNAANGLDASQLKYVQQIEHNTQKRIDAILAPLFGAGNARSQVSADIDFSKLEQTAESYGPNANPQNTAIRSQQSSESSETSGGGASGVPGALSNQPPQPASAPIDAAASGAVGAKSTPQNQRRDTTTNYEVDRTVRHYEQATGGIKRLSVAVVVNYEKKLDAKGNVTMTPLAADKLAQVQQLVKDAMGFDDKRGDSVNVMNSAFSADLNVTPDAPWWRTPQMIAWGIQAAKYVGIGIVGLFLYFSMVKPAMRRAFPPPPEVAPTLGAPDELSLLDGPSLDGEKKEDEDKDAEVSLLGHESKKAKFDRNLDYARMVARQDARIVATVVKNWVSDER, from the coding sequence ATGGAAACGCCCAACAACTCACTGATCACGCCCGACGCCAGAATGGGCCTGGCGGGCGCACAACCGGGAGCCGCCGGAACGGTCGGCGCCGGCCCGGGCCTCGCGGGCGCCGACTTCGGCGGCTTTGCGCAGCGCGTGCCGATGCTCAACCAGTTCCGCTCGAATCCGCGCGTGCCGCTCATCGTGGCCGTCGCGATTCTGGTGATGGTGGTCGCCGGCCTCGTCATGTGGTCGCGCCAGCCGGATTACCGCGTCCTCTTCTCCAATCTCTCGGATCGGGACGGCGGCGCAATCGTTGCCGCGCTCCAGCAGGGCAACATTCCGTACAAGTTGTCCGACGGCGGCGGCGCCATCCTCGTGCCCGACGCGCAGGTTCACGAAACGCGTCTGCGCCTCGCGAGCCAGGGCCTGCCGAAAAGCGGCTCGGTCGGCTTCGAGCTGATGGACAACCAGAAGTTCGGCATCAGCCAGTTCGCCGAACAGGTCAACTATCAGCGCGCGCTGGAAGGCGAACTGGAACGCACGATCGGCTCGATTTCGTCGGTGAAGTCGGCGCGCGTGCATCTGGCGATTCCGAAGCCGAGCGTGTTCGTGCGCGACAAGGAACTGCCGACCGCCTCGGTCATGGTCAATCTGTATCCGGGCCGCGTGCTCGACGAAGGGCAAGTGGTCGCGATCGCGCACATGGTGGCGTCGGGCGTGGCGGACATGCCGGTCAAGAACGTCAATATCGTCGATCAGGACGGCAACCTGCTGACGAGCCAGAACGCCGCCAACGGTCTCGACGCGTCGCAACTGAAGTATGTGCAGCAGATCGAGCACAACACGCAAAAGCGCATCGACGCGATCCTCGCGCCGCTCTTCGGCGCCGGCAACGCCCGCTCGCAGGTGAGCGCCGACATCGATTTCTCGAAGCTCGAACAGACCGCCGAAAGCTACGGCCCGAACGCCAATCCGCAGAACACGGCGATCCGCAGCCAGCAATCGAGCGAGTCGAGCGAGACGTCGGGCGGCGGCGCATCGGGCGTGCCGGGCGCGCTGTCGAACCAGCCGCCGCAGCCGGCCTCCGCGCCGATCGACGCAGCCGCGTCGGGCGCGGTCGGCGCGAAGTCCACGCCGCAGAACCAGCGCCGCGACACGACGACGAACTACGAAGTGGACCGCACCGTGCGCCACTACGAACAAGCGACGGGCGGCATCAAGCGTCTGTCGGTGGCGGTGGTCGTGAACTACGAGAAGAAGCTCGACGCCAAGGGCAACGTCACCATGACGCCGCTCGCCGCCGACAAGCTCGCGCAGGTCCAGCAGCTCGTGAAGGACGCGATGGGCTTCGACGACAAGCGCGGCGACTCGGTGAACGTCATGAACAGCGCGTTCTCCGCCGATCTGAACGTGACGCCCGACGCGCCGTGGTGGCGCACCCCGCAGATGATCGCGTGGGGCATCCAGGCGGCGAAGTACGTGGGCATCGGAATCGTCGGATTGTTCCTGTACTTCAGCATGGTGAAGCCGGCGATGCGCCGCGCCTTCCCGCCGCCGCCCGAAGTCGCGCCGACGCTCGGCGCACCGGATGAACTCTCGCTGCTCGACGGTCCGTCGCTCGACGGCGAGAAGAAGGAAGACGAAGACAAGGATGCCGAGGTGAGTCTCCTCGGTCATGAAAGCAAGAAGGCCAAATTCGATCGCAATCTCGACTACGCGCGCATGGTGGCGCGTCAGGACGCGAGAATCGTTGCGACGGTCGTGAAAAACTGGGTGTCCGATGAACGCTGA
- a CDS encoding EscU/YscU/HrcU family type III secretion system export apparatus switch protein — MSGQDQPPYTRRQATALAYDAGNREATPRVVAKGYGMVAEMIVQRAKEAGLYVHESPEMVSLLMQVDLDAHIPPALYQAVAELLSWVYRLENEEPMRESGRALATRQTPA, encoded by the coding sequence ATGAGCGGACAGGATCAGCCGCCGTACACGCGCAGGCAGGCGACCGCGCTCGCCTACGACGCGGGCAATCGCGAGGCGACGCCGCGCGTCGTGGCGAAGGGTTATGGCATGGTCGCGGAGATGATCGTGCAGCGCGCGAAGGAAGCGGGACTGTATGTGCACGAATCGCCGGAGATGGTGTCGCTGCTGATGCAAGTCGATCTCGACGCGCATATTCCACCGGCGTTGTATCAGGCGGTGGCGGAGTTGCTTTCGTGGGTGTATCGGCTGGAGAACGAGGAGCCGATGCGGGAAAGCGGGCGCGCGCTCGCTACGCGGCAAACGCCCGCCTGA
- a CDS encoding flagellar protein FliT translates to MKTTQDYFAHYEAIAAVSGQMLAAARGGEWSELKTLQGTYRELVEQLKEVDSGSELDDDARARKLDLVKKILADDAAIRDLSSPSLARLSALFTVNSPARVLKKMIGLR, encoded by the coding sequence ATGAAGACGACACAAGACTATTTCGCCCACTACGAAGCCATCGCAGCGGTTTCCGGCCAGATGCTGGCGGCTGCGCGCGGCGGCGAATGGAGCGAACTGAAGACGTTGCAGGGCACTTACCGTGAGTTGGTCGAGCAGCTGAAGGAAGTGGATTCGGGCTCGGAACTCGACGACGACGCCCGCGCGCGCAAGCTGGACCTCGTGAAGAAGATTCTCGCCGACGACGCCGCGATCCGCGATCTGAGTTCGCCGAGCCTCGCGCGCCTGTCCGCGCTGTTCACGGTCAACAGCCCGGCGCGCGTACTGAAAAAGATGATCGGACTGCGTTAA
- the fliE gene encoding flagellar hook-basal body complex protein FliE has protein sequence MNFPINPLSAALSAIQSMASQAAGGTSGPTSASGAVTGQGGTSGAASVGSFSDALKSSIDKISDNQTKALGEAHAFEIGAPNVSLNDVMVDMQKANVGLQFGLQVRNKLVSAYNDIMQISV, from the coding sequence ATGAACTTTCCGATCAATCCGCTTTCCGCCGCGCTCTCGGCCATTCAGTCGATGGCCTCGCAAGCCGCCGGCGGGACCTCCGGCCCGACCAGCGCGTCGGGCGCCGTCACGGGGCAGGGTGGGACATCGGGCGCGGCGAGCGTCGGCAGCTTTTCCGATGCGCTGAAATCGTCCATCGACAAGATCAGCGACAACCAGACCAAGGCGCTCGGCGAGGCGCACGCCTTCGAGATCGGCGCACCGAACGTGTCGCTCAACGACGTGATGGTGGACATGCAGAAGGCGAACGTCGGCCTGCAATTCGGGCTGCAGGTGCGCAACAAGCTCGTGTCGGCCTACAACGACATCATGCAGATCTCCGTCTGA